From the Deinococcus gobiensis I-0 genome, the window TCTGGTTGCTGCATACCTGAAGGGGAGTCCAGAACGGCCCCGGGGCCACGGCGTTCACGCGGATGCCCCTGGGCGCGAGCTGCTTGGCGAGCGACTTGGTGAACGCCACCTGCGCGGCCTTGGTCTGGGCGTAGTCGAGCAGGTTGGCGGCCGGGTCGTACGCCTGCACCGACGCCGTCGTGATGATCACCGCGCCGGCCTGCATCAGCGGGACGGCCGCCTTGGTCAGCCAGAAGGTCGCGTAGATGTTGGTCTTCATGGTCCAGTCGAAGTTCTCGGTGGTCAGGTCGAGAATGGACTCGGTGTTCTGCTGGCGCGCGGTCTCACTGACCAGCCGTACGCAGAAGGCCTTTTCGCGCAGGTCGCCCGGGATGGCCACGGCCTTGCGTCCCGCCGCGCGGATCAGGGCCACGACCTCGCGGGCGTCGGCCTCCTCGGCGGACAGGTAGTTGATCGCCACGTCGGCCCCCTCGCAGGCGTAGGCGATGGCGGCGGCGCGCCCGATACCCGAGTCGCCCCCGGTGATCAGCGCCTTGCGGCCCAGCAGGCGGCCCGATCCCTGGTAGCTCGTCTCGCCGTGGTCGGGCCGGGGGCCCATCTGGCCGGCGAGCGCGGGCCAGGGCTGGCGCTGCGGCCGGAAGGGCGGGCGCACGTACTGGGTCACGGGGTCGCGCTTCACGCTCTGTATGGGCGCGCGCACGGCGGCCGTCTGCTGCGCCTGCGCCAGTGCGGGCCCGGTCGTCGCCGCGAACAGGCCCGCGCCGATCTTGCCGAGCACCTGCCGGCGCGAGGAGGTGGAGGCCGGCGCGGTCTGCTCGGCGGAGGTGGAGTCGGGTCGGGTCTCGCTGGGGTTCATGGACCTCCCTGGGGGCGGACGGATCGGGCGAGGCGTCCGGCGCGGATCGCCGGGCAACTGCGCGCCATTGTCCGGGCCCGGTCGGCTCCGGCACGCCCCGCGTCCTCGGCAAAGGCCCCCGCCACGGCGGGACGCGCCGGGCGGGGGCCTCTGGACCTGCGGAGGCTCAGGCCGTCGCCAGCCGCCCTTCCCAGCCGAAGACCGCGCGGTCGTCCACGGCCAGGGTCTCGCCGCCGGCCTTGATGGTCGTGGCGAGGGCCTTGGTCTCGGGGAACAGCTTGGCGAAATAGAACCGGGCGGTCTGGACCTTGCTCAGGTAGAAGCCGTCCTTGTCCTGTCCGGCGTCGATCTTCTCCTGGGCGATCTTGGCCATGCGGGCCCACAGGTAGCCGTACACGACGTGCCCGAAGTAGCGCAGGTAGTCCACGGCGGCGGCATTGACCTCGTCGGCCCCGCCCTCGCCCATTGCCTTCTGGCCGATGACCATGGTCAGGCTGCCGAGCTGCTGGGCTGCCTTGCCGAGCTGGTTCACGTAGTCGCCGATGGACTCGTCGCCTTCGTTCTCCTCCACGAATTCCTGGAGGGTGCCCGCGAGCTTCTGGAGCTTCTTGCCGCCGTCCATCAGGACCTTGCGGCCCAGGAGGTCGAGCGCCTGGATGCCGTTGGTGCCCTCGTAGATCTGCCCGATGCGGGCGTCGCGCACGAACTGCTCCATGCCCCACTCGGCGATGTAGCCGTGCCCGCCGAAGACCTGCTGGCTCTGCACCGCGACATCGAAGCCGTTGTCGGTCATGAAGGCCTTGGCGATAGGCGTCAGGAGCGCCACGAGGTCGCCCGCCTCCTTGCGCGCCGCTTCGTCGGGGTGGTGGTGCTCGGTGTCCAGACTCAGGGCCAGCCACATCGCCAGGGCGCGGCCCGCCTCGCTGTAGGCCTTGCCGGTCAGCAGCATGCGGCGCACGTCGGGATGCACGATGATCGGGTCGGCCGACTCGCCGGGGTTCACGCGCGGCTCGTGGCGCATCTGGGTGCGGTCCTTGGCGTAGGCCAGGGCGTTCTGGTAGGCGACCTCGCCCAGCCCCAGGCCCTGGAGACCGGTGCCCAGGCGGGCGGCGTTCATCATGATGAACATGTGGTTCATGCCCTTGTTGACCTCGCCGACCAGCCAGCCTTTGGCGCCGTCGAAGTTCAGCACGGCGGTCGCGTTGCCGTGGATGCCCATCTTGTGCTCCAGGCTGCCGCACACCACGCCGTTGCGCTCGCCGGGTCGGCCCTGGGCGTCGGGCACGTACTTGGGCACCAGGAACAGCGAGATGCCCTTCGTGCCCTGGGGGCTGCCTTCCAGGCGCGCCAGCACGAGGTGCACGATGTTCTCGGCGAGGTCGTGCTCGCCCGCCGAGATGAAGATCTTGGTGCCGCTCACGGCGTAGGTGCCGTCGCCGTTGTCGGTCGCCTTGGTGCGGATGATGCCCAGGTCGGTGCCCGCGTGCGGCTCGGTGAGGCACATCGTGCCGGTCCACTCGCCCGAGACGATCTTGGGCAGGTAGAGGTTCTTCAGTTCGTCGCTGCCGACCGCGTGCAGGGCGCTGTAGGCCCCGTGCGAGAGGCCGGGGTACATGCTCCAGGCCACGTTGGCGCTGTTCATCATCTCGACGAGCGCGTTGCTGATGAGGTGGGGCATGCCCTGGCCGCCGTAGGTGGGGTCGGCGTCCAGCGCGGTCCAGCCCGCCGCGCGGTACTTGTCGTAGGCAGCCTTGAAGCCGGTGGGGGTGGTGACTTCGCCGTCATCGTGACGCACGCAGCCTTCCTTGTCGCCCACGGCGTTCAGGGGCACGAGTTCGGTTTCGACGAAGCGCGCGGCCTCGGCCAGCACCTGCTCCATGAGGTCGGCGTCGGCGGTGTCGTTCTGGGCGTAGAACGGCATCTGGGCGAGCTGGGCGGGGGCGCCGAGCAGCTCTTCCATGATGAATTTCATGTCGCGCAGGGGGGCCTTGTAGGTCGGCATGGTGTCTCCTCCTTGGAGTCCGCCGGTCCAGGAGTCTGCCCCCGGCCGGCACAGTTAACTGAGTTGAACCGAGTCTAAAACTTTTCGGGAGGAATGTCATCTCCCGGCGTGGGCACGCCGCCGCGCCGCCCGTCAGGTCCCGAACCGCGCCCGCACCTCGGGCGGCGCCCTGGGATGTCACGTTTGAGCTGACAACCGGTCCACCGATGTGACATAATGTACAGGCAGTCAGGTGGACCCCCGGTCCCCTCACTTGAGAGCCCTCCGACCCGGCGCCCAGGCGCGGCGGTCGTCGGCGTCCAATTTCGAGTATTCTGACTGGAGTCATGAACTACCCCAGCCTGGTTTGGCATCTCAAGCGGACGGAACTCTTCGCCGACCTTGAGCTGACCGAACTGGAGCGTGTCGCGGCGACCACGCCCTACCGCTCCTATCAGCCGGGCGAGGTCATCTACCGTATGGACGACCCCGCCGACGCGCTGTATTTCGTGCGCAGCGGGCTGGTCAAGATCAGCAAGCTGTTTCCCAACGGCAAGGAAGCGATCCTGGGGGTCATCGGGCAGCACGACACCTTCGGGGAACTGCTGCTGCAACCCGAGGAGCGCCGCCCCACCCAGGCCGAGGCGCTGGAACGCACCACGTTGATCGTGCTTCCGCGCGGCGAGCTGCAAAAGCTGCTGGCGACCAAGCCCGACCTCGCCATGAAGCTCATCCGGCTGATGGCCGCGCGGCTGTTCGAGGCCCAGGCCTGGACCGCCACGGTCAGCGCCTACAGCGCCCCCGAGCGTGTCGCCAGCCTGCTGTACCGGCTGGCGCGCGAGTTTGGGCGCCCCCACAACCAGGGCGTCGAGCTGAACCTCAAGCTCAACCAGGAAGACATCGCCCGGATGGTCGGCGCGACCCGCGAGACGGTGAGCCACAGCCTCAGCCGACTGAAGAAGGACGGGGCCATCGTGCGGGCCCGCACGCCCATCATCGTGCGGCTCGACGCCCTCAAGCAGTACATCGAACAGAGCCAGTAGGCCGGGCAAGCTGGACTGGGCGCTGCGTCATCTGGCGCATTGCCGCCCGGGCCCCTCTCCCCTACCCTGGGGCATGACGCCCCTGATCCGCGCCGCCGCGCCCGCCGACGCCGACGCCATCGCCCGCGTGCATGTGCAGAGCTGGCGCGAGACGTACCGGGGCCTGATCCCCGACGACCTTCTGGACGGCATGACGGACAGCGCGGCCCTGGAGCGGCGCCGAGTGATGTGGAGCGCCCTGGCGGCCCGGCCGGACCCCGTACAGGTGGCAATAGAGGGGGGGCAGGTCGTGGCCTTCGCCTCGGGCGGCGCGCCGCAGGACCACCCCGGCTACGACGCCGAACTGCATACCCTGTACAGCCTGCGGGCCGCGCAGGGTCAGGGGACCGGCCGGGCGCTGCTGCGCGGGGTCGCGGGGGCGCTGCGGGCCGGCGGCGCGCGCAACCTGGCCCTGTGGGTGCTGGACAGCAACCCCACGCGGGACTGGTATGTCCGCCAGGGCGCGCGCGAGGCCGGCGAAAAACAGGACGGCGCGCTGCGCGAGGTGCGGATGGTCTGGGACGACCTGGATACGCTCGCGGATTGAGGACCGGCGACCGGGCCCAGGTGCTCAGCGCCGCAGCTTGCGCGCGGCCTCGTCGGGGGTCAGCTCGCCGCGTTCGAGCTGGTCGAGCACGGCGCCCTGGGGATCGGCCGCCTCCGGCTCGTAGCCGATGGCGCGCAGCAGGGTATCGAAGCGGGCGCGCACGGTCGGGTAGCTCACGCCCAGCACCCGCTCGACCTCCTTGAGGTTGCCGCGCACGCGGATGTACAGCCGCAGGAAGTCCAGGTTGTCGCTGGTCAGGACGGCGAATT encodes:
- a CDS encoding SDR family oxidoreductase, whose product is MNPSETRPDSTSAEQTAPASTSSRRQVLGKIGAGLFAATTGPALAQAQQTAAVRAPIQSVKRDPVTQYVRPPFRPQRQPWPALAGQMGPRPDHGETSYQGSGRLLGRKALITGGDSGIGRAAAIAYACEGADVAINYLSAEEADAREVVALIRAAGRKAVAIPGDLREKAFCVRLVSETARQQNTESILDLTTENFDWTMKTNIYATFWLTKAAVPLMQAGAVIITTASVQAYDPAANLLDYAQTKAAQVAFTKSLAKQLAPRGIRVNAVAPGPFWTPLQVCSNQKDEALAQFGAQTPLGRPGQPAELAALYVALASQETSYSTGQVFGGSGGAGFP
- a CDS encoding acyl-CoA dehydrogenase C-terminal domain-containing protein, translated to MPTYKAPLRDMKFIMEELLGAPAQLAQMPFYAQNDTADADLMEQVLAEAARFVETELVPLNAVGDKEGCVRHDDGEVTTPTGFKAAYDKYRAAGWTALDADPTYGGQGMPHLISNALVEMMNSANVAWSMYPGLSHGAYSALHAVGSDELKNLYLPKIVSGEWTGTMCLTEPHAGTDLGIIRTKATDNGDGTYAVSGTKIFISAGEHDLAENIVHLVLARLEGSPQGTKGISLFLVPKYVPDAQGRPGERNGVVCGSLEHKMGIHGNATAVLNFDGAKGWLVGEVNKGMNHMFIMMNAARLGTGLQGLGLGEVAYQNALAYAKDRTQMRHEPRVNPGESADPIIVHPDVRRMLLTGKAYSEAGRALAMWLALSLDTEHHHPDEAARKEAGDLVALLTPIAKAFMTDNGFDVAVQSQQVFGGHGYIAEWGMEQFVRDARIGQIYEGTNGIQALDLLGRKVLMDGGKKLQKLAGTLQEFVEENEGDESIGDYVNQLGKAAQQLGSLTMVIGQKAMGEGGADEVNAAAVDYLRYFGHVVYGYLWARMAKIAQEKIDAGQDKDGFYLSKVQTARFYFAKLFPETKALATTIKAGGETLAVDDRAVFGWEGRLATA
- a CDS encoding Crp/Fnr family transcriptional regulator, whose protein sequence is MNYPSLVWHLKRTELFADLELTELERVAATTPYRSYQPGEVIYRMDDPADALYFVRSGLVKISKLFPNGKEAILGVIGQHDTFGELLLQPEERRPTQAEALERTTLIVLPRGELQKLLATKPDLAMKLIRLMAARLFEAQAWTATVSAYSAPERVASLLYRLAREFGRPHNQGVELNLKLNQEDIARMVGATRETVSHSLSRLKKDGAIVRARTPIIVRLDALKQYIEQSQ
- a CDS encoding GNAT family N-acetyltransferase — translated: MTPLIRAAAPADADAIARVHVQSWRETYRGLIPDDLLDGMTDSAALERRRVMWSALAARPDPVQVAIEGGQVVAFASGGAPQDHPGYDAELHTLYSLRAAQGQGTGRALLRGVAGALRAGGARNLALWVLDSNPTRDWYVRQGAREAGEKQDGALREVRMVWDDLDTLAD
- a CDS encoding DUF2089 domain-containing protein, with the translated sequence MPRPLPLPFPDETEAPLVTELRFPTSGVTVSGVFELNEFAVLTSDNLDFLRLYIRVRGNLKEVERVLGVSYPTVRARFDTLLRAIGYEPEAADPQGAVLDQLERGELTPDEAARKLRR